Below is a genomic region from uncultured Erythrobacter sp..
TTAATCTGACTTACCATTCGTCATGCGAGCCTTCCGCTTGCATGACGAATTGGGTAGGGGCGTGCCGATGAGCAAATCCAGCGATCTTCTCCCCGTCGGTCTTGAGGACCGCCTGCCGCAATCCGCCGCGCGGATTACCGGCGCCATGCGCGCGTGCCTCGATGTGCTGGCCTCGCATGGCTATGAGAGGGTGCGCCCGCCGCTGCTCGAATTTGAAAGTTCGCTGGCGAGCCGCATGAAGGGCGTTGCGACCGAGCGCTGTTTCCGCATGACCGATCCGGCGAGCCTGCGCACGCTGGCTTTGCGTTCAGACATCACCCCGCAGATAAGCCGGATTGCAGCCACCAGCATGAAGGACGCCCCACGCCCCTTGCGGCTCGCCTATTCCGGCGACACCGCTTTGATCGAGGCAAGCCAGCTCGACCCGGCGCGCGAGCGGCTACAGCTGGGCGGTGAGCTGATCGGAGCGGACACGGTTGCGGCGGCAAGCGAGATTGTCAGCACTGCGCTCGAAGCGCTGGCGGCGGCGGGCCTTACCGGATTGTCAGTCGATTTCACCATGCCTGATCTGGTTGATACGCTCGCGGCGCAGGACGGGTCACTTGATGCAGGCACGGTGGAAGCGATCCGCGCTGAACTCGACACCAAGGATGCTGGCGGGCTGAAAGCGGCGGGCGGGGCGGCCTATCTGCCGCTGCTCTACGCCGCAGGGCCGATCGCCGACGCCCTGCCGCAATTGCGCGAGCTGGATGCCAGCGGTGTGCTGGCAACGCGGCTCGACGGGCTGGAGGCGATTGCAGCGCGGGTGGGCAGCCTTGCGCGCGTCACCCTCGACCCGACCGAACGGCACGGGTTCGAATATCAAAGCTGGTTCGGCTTCACCCTCTATGCCGAGGGCGTGCGCGGAGCCGCCGGGCGCGGGGGCACCTACCGGATTAGCGGCAGCGAGGAAGCCGCCACCGGCTTCACCCTCTATCTCGACCGGCTGGCCGAGGCAGTGCCGCAGCCGGAAGCGGCCACCACAATCTACCTGCCCGACGGGCACGACGCGGCCATCGCGGGAGCCTTTCGCGCACAGGGCGCGCGCACCATTTCGCAGCTATCCGCTGACGAAGACCCCGCACGGCTGGGCTGCACCCATATCCTGACGGGCAGCGACCTCAGCGAGATCTGATACGTCTCGCGGGGCCCCCGCATGATTGTATCCCAGCGACAATCGCAACAAATCACCTGTTATTCAGGATCAAACCTCTATAGCTTTTGCCTGAAATCAAAGGGCACGATCACAGGGGCGCAGATGACACGCACACGGACTTCACTTCTCGCATGCACGGCACTGGCCGCTTTTGTCGCGGCTCCTGCTCAGGCGAGTATCGATGAATACACTGTCGCGGGCGAAGACCTTGTGCGGATCAACCTCGAAATCTGCTCGGCCGAGAGCCAGCTGGCGGTGCGCGGCGATACCGGCACCGACCTCGATTTCGTGGTCAGCAATTCGCGCGGTGGACAGGTCCATTCCGATCAGGGGATCGATGATTATCTCTCCGTCGTGATCGAGAAAGAGGGCGAGGGGTGCGAAACCTTCGGTCTTGCGGTCTCCAATCTGGGTGAAGAGGAAAACACCTTCACCGTGGTGCTGGAGCCGGTCACCGAAAGCTCGCCGCGCATCGAGAAATACATCATTCAGCCCAGCGCCACTCAAACTGTCGATTTCAAGGCCTGCGGGACTTCGGCGCAATTGCTCGCGCGCGGCGACGGCGACACCGATCTCGATTTTATCGTGCGCAATTCCGATGGCGCGGTGGTGCATGAGAATGACGACCTGTCCGATGAGACAACCGCGACGCTCGCCGGATTGCTGTCGGATTGCGAGAAGTTCGAGATGGAAGTCGCTAATCTGGGCGAGGTCTATAACGCGCTGATGGTGATGGTCTCGCCCGAAGGGGTGAGCGAGGAGCCGTTCAGCGGCACCGCGCCGAGCACCAGCCTTGCTTCGAATTCGACTTCCGCGGTGTCGCGGGTGAGCACGGTTGCCGAGGAAAGCGGGCCGGGCAGCTACAACGCTGCGGCCAATTCCTCCATCCGCGTCGATCTGCCAGTGTGCAGCACCAGCCTGCTCGAAGTGCGCGGCGATGGTGACACCGATCTCGACTTCACCATCACCGATGAGGGTGGCGATACCATCCATTCCGACTTCGACCTGTCCGATGTGACCTATGCGACGCTATCGCCCTCTGACGGCTGCGAGACGTTTGCGATGGCGGTCGACAATCTGGGCGATGTTTACAACGTCTTCTCGGTCACGCTGACCGATGTGAACGAGCAGGGCGGCGTCTCGGGTTCAGGGCAGTACCGGATCAACGCGACGTCGGAGACCAAGATGTTGCTGCGCGTTTGCGAAACGACGCGGGTTGCTGCGCGCGGGGACGGGGACACCGATCTCGATTTCGATATCAACGATTCAAGCGGCGCGTCGGTTCATACCGATTACGACATGACCGACCAGACCGATTTCACCCTCGATCCTGGATCAGGCTGCGAGAATTTCCAGATGTCGGTGAGCAATTTGGGCGATGTCTACAACATCCTCACGGTGACCTATAATGGCGAGGAATTGGGGCCGGATGCGGCCGTGGCGAGGCCGCCTTCGCCGATTGCAATCGCTCCGGCTCCGCCTCCGGTGATCCCCAGCTTGCCAAGCAGCGGTAACGAAGTGGTGGGCAGCGGTCCGGGCGAATATCGCGCCGATGCCAACAGCAAAGTGACGGTCAATCTGCGGCTTTGCGACGTGACTTGGGTCACTGTCGCAGGTAACGGCGATACCGATCTTGATTTCGTCGTCCGCGCCGAAAATGGCGACGTGATCCATTCCAACTACGACATGACCGACGTGACCGCGTTTTCCGCTGATCCGGGGCGCAAATGCTCTACCTTCCAGCTTGAAGTCAGCAATCTTGGTCAGGTCTATAATGTGTTCTTCGTCAGCACAGCGAACGGGTGGGAAGACGCACACGCTGCTGCGGAAGCCGTCGCTGATGCCGTAGCAGCCGCCGCAGAAGCTGCCGCAACTGAAACCATCGTCGATGTGCCGGAAGACACGATCAGCCCGGATGGTGCCAACCGCAATATCGCGCTGCTCAACCGTTCGGGCGAAGCGCTCACTTCGATCCAGTGGTCAAACTCGGCCGTGGTCGATTGGGGTGAGAACAAGCTGGGCGATAGCGGGATGCTCGCCAGCGGACAGCAATGGAACATCAATGTCTATGACGGTTCGGCGGCGTGTATCTTTGACTTCAAAGGCGTGACCGCTGGTGGGCGCGAGATTGCTGTCACGCAGATCAACGCCTGCGAAGTGACCAGCGTGACCTTCGAGTAAGCGCTCGCGCATTTTCCTACTTGCGTGGGGTGTGGCAGATGGGGCGGATGTCGCCGCATCGCCCCCCTTTCACCTCGTCTTCCACAGGCGGGCCAATGGACCGAAAGCCTAAGGTTACACCCATTCGCGCGAATTTTGCGAATTCCCGCGTGAAATCATGCGTTTGTGAAGTCAGGAAGTTTTTCAAAAACCCCACTTGCGCGGTCCAACTCTCGCTTGCCGCAGACGGCCTCTTGCTCTTGTCCGATGGAGCGCCTAGGCCCCGCGCGGTTTGCTCAGAGCGAGGAACGAATTGAATGGCTAACGTCACCGTAATCGGCGCCCAGTGGGGCGATGAAGGCAAAGGCAAGATCGTCGACTGGCTTGCGAGCCGCGCGGATGCCGTTGTGCGCTTTCAGGGCGGCCACAATGCCGGTCACACGCTGGTGATCGACGGCAAGGTGTTCAAGCTGTCGCTGCTGCCATCGGGCATCGTCTCGGGCACGATGAGCATGATCGGCAATGGCGTGGTTCTGGACCCGTGGGCCTTGCGCGATGAGGTCGCCAAGCTGGAAGGCCAGGGCGTTGAGATCAGCGCGGACAACCTCGCTGTTGCTGACAATTGCCCGCTGATCCTGCCGCTCCACCGCGACCTTGATGGATTGCGCGAAACCGCTGCGGGCAAGGGCAAGATCGGCACTACGGGGCGCGGAATTGGCCCGGCTTACGAAGACAAGGTTGGCCGCCGTGCGATCCGCGTGTGCGACCTTGCGCATCTCGACGATCTGGAGCCGCAGCTCGATCGCCTCTGCGCACACCACGACGCTTTGCGCGCTGGCTTTGACCAGCCGCCAGTGGACCGCGAAGCCTTGCTTGCCGAACTGCGCGATGTTGCTCCCTTCGTGCTGCGGTTCGCGCAGCCTGTGTGGAAGCGATTGAAGAAGGTCCGCAAGGCGGGCGCCAAGATCCTGTTCGAAGGCGCGCAGGGCGTGCTGCTTGATGTCGATCACGGCACCTATCCCTTCGTCACCAGCTCGAACACGGTGAGCGGCACTGCGGCGAGCGGCAGCGGGCTTGGCCCCAATGCAACCGGCTTCGTGCTGGGCATAGTCAAGGCTTACACCACCCGCGTCGGCTCCGGCCCGTTCCCGACCGAGCTTGACGACGATGTCGGGCAGCGTCTGGGCGAGCGCGGGCACGAGTTTGGCACTGTCACCGGCCGTCAGCGCCGCGTCGGCTGGTTCGACGCCGTGCTGGTGCGTCAGACCTGCGCGGTCTCGGGCGTGACCGGCATTGCGCTGACCAAGATTGACGTGCTGGACGGGCTGGAGACGGTCAAGATCTGCACCGGCTACCGGCTGCGCGGGAACGTCTATGACTACCTGCCGACCCACTCCGCCGATCAGGCTGCAGTTGAACCGATCTACGAAGAGATGGAAGGCTGGAGCGAAAGCACAGCCGGTGCGCGCAGCTATGCTGATCTGCCTGCCAATGCGATCAAGTATATCCAGCGCATTCAGGAACTGATCGAGTGCCCGGTCTCGCTGGTCTCGACCAGTCCGGAGCGCGACGACACGATCCTGATGCGCGATCCGTTCGAGGACTAAGCACCGCCTAAACGAGTCCTCACTTGGGACATCGGGTATCAGGCGGAATTGCCGAGGCGCTTTGAGAAGCCTATTCTGGCGAAGCTATGACACGGATAGCCGCCTTGCTGATGTTCCTCCTGCTCGCCTCCTGCGCGGGCTCGCAGGGTGCGCGGGTTGGTGATAGCGGCGCGTCAAACAGCTTTCCTACAGCGCTGCCGCCCGGTTATGGCCCCCGCTACGCCTCGCGCTCGATCCCGCGTGATTCCTTGTCAGGCCGTCCGCTGGTTGTTGATTATCTCGTGATCGACAAATCGGAGCGGCTCCTGATCGCATACAGCCAGGGCCGCCCCGTGCGCGCCTATCGCGGGCTTCAGTTCGGCGATGCGCCGTCGGGGCACAAACGCTTTCAGGGAGACGAACGCACGCCGGAGGGTATCTACACGATCAATCGTCGCAATCCGCAGAGCCGCTTTCACCTCTCGCTCGGCATATCCTATCCCAACCGTGCCGACCGTGAATTCGCCGCGCAATATGGGCGCTCGCCGGGCGGTGACATCTTCATCCATGGTCAGCCGACGGGGCGGGCAGGGCGGATGCGCGGAGACTGGACCGATGGCTGCATCGCGCTCACCAATGAAGAGATCGAAGAGCTGTGGCGACTCGTTCCCGACGGGACACGGATCGAAATCCGGCCCTAATTCCGGTCTTCGGAGAGCAGCGCCACCTGCACCTGCAGGCGCTTCACTTCGCGCAGGACGTTGAGCATGTTCATGCGGCTGAAGAACCAGTCCTTGGTGAAACCGGTGCCGACAAAACCAACTACCGCACCCGCACTCCACAGGACCAGCTCGCGGGTGCCTTCGACGGTGAAGGCCA
It encodes:
- a CDS encoding ATP phosphoribosyltransferase regulatory subunit, with product MSKSSDLLPVGLEDRLPQSAARITGAMRACLDVLASHGYERVRPPLLEFESSLASRMKGVATERCFRMTDPASLRTLALRSDITPQISRIAATSMKDAPRPLRLAYSGDTALIEASQLDPARERLQLGGELIGADTVAAASEIVSTALEALAAAGLTGLSVDFTMPDLVDTLAAQDGSLDAGTVEAIRAELDTKDAGGLKAAGGAAYLPLLYAAGPIADALPQLRELDASGVLATRLDGLEAIAARVGSLARVTLDPTERHGFEYQSWFGFTLYAEGVRGAAGRGGTYRISGSEEAATGFTLYLDRLAEAVPQPEAATTIYLPDGHDAAIAGAFRAQGARTISQLSADEDPARLGCTHILTGSDLSEI
- a CDS encoding L,D-transpeptidase family protein, with product MTRIAALLMFLLLASCAGSQGARVGDSGASNSFPTALPPGYGPRYASRSIPRDSLSGRPLVVDYLVIDKSERLLIAYSQGRPVRAYRGLQFGDAPSGHKRFQGDERTPEGIYTINRRNPQSRFHLSLGISYPNRADREFAAQYGRSPGGDIFIHGQPTGRAGRMRGDWTDGCIALTNEEIEELWRLVPDGTRIEIRP
- a CDS encoding adenylosuccinate synthase; translated protein: MANVTVIGAQWGDEGKGKIVDWLASRADAVVRFQGGHNAGHTLVIDGKVFKLSLLPSGIVSGTMSMIGNGVVLDPWALRDEVAKLEGQGVEISADNLAVADNCPLILPLHRDLDGLRETAAGKGKIGTTGRGIGPAYEDKVGRRAIRVCDLAHLDDLEPQLDRLCAHHDALRAGFDQPPVDREALLAELRDVAPFVLRFAQPVWKRLKKVRKAGAKILFEGAQGVLLDVDHGTYPFVTSSNTVSGTAASGSGLGPNATGFVLGIVKAYTTRVGSGPFPTELDDDVGQRLGERGHEFGTVTGRQRRVGWFDAVLVRQTCAVSGVTGIALTKIDVLDGLETVKICTGYRLRGNVYDYLPTHSADQAAVEPIYEEMEGWSESTAGARSYADLPANAIKYIQRIQELIECPVSLVSTSPERDDTILMRDPFED